One Thermoplasma volcanium GSS1 genomic window carries:
- a CDS encoding isopentenyl phosphate kinase produces MIIIKLGGSLITEKNSYRVFRESETKKAIREIANDFEDFVIIHGGGSFGHIKAKEYGLPGEINKLSSAGFSVVHNDMSYLNHLVVSIMISEGLKPMTVPISSMIFNGNFDYTMLKKYHDLGFVPVSYGDVYVKNNNFYGIYSGDNIVLDLSKIFNPDFVAFLSDVDGIFDKDPKKYRDAKLLRTINTKVEFSKPENDVTGGIENKLNTMFLIRKYTKSVYLINGYYPERLKMIGNDNFTGTVIK; encoded by the coding sequence ATGATAATAATCAAACTAGGTGGAAGCCTTATAACAGAGAAGAATTCGTACAGAGTTTTCAGAGAATCTGAAACAAAGAAAGCTATACGTGAAATTGCTAATGACTTTGAGGATTTTGTTATAATACATGGAGGGGGATCATTCGGCCATATAAAAGCAAAAGAATACGGGCTCCCAGGAGAAATAAATAAGTTGTCATCTGCCGGCTTCTCAGTAGTCCACAACGATATGTCTTACCTGAACCATCTTGTCGTATCCATTATGATTTCAGAGGGCTTGAAGCCCATGACTGTACCAATAAGTTCAATGATCTTCAACGGGAACTTCGACTACACGATGCTGAAGAAGTATCACGACCTTGGTTTTGTCCCAGTATCATATGGTGATGTTTACGTTAAGAATAATAATTTTTACGGGATATACTCAGGAGATAACATAGTTCTAGACTTATCAAAGATTTTCAATCCGGACTTTGTTGCTTTCTTATCGGATGTAGATGGAATTTTTGATAAAGATCCTAAGAAATACAGAGATGCCAAACTTCTCCGAACAATAAATACTAAGGTTGAATTTTCCAAACCAGAAAACGATGTTACTGGTGGAATTGAAAACAAGCTAAATACCATGTTTTTGATAAGAAAATACACAAAGAGTGTATATTTAATCAATGGCTATTATCCAGAAAGGTTGAAGATGATAGGGAATGACAACTTCACGGGAACGGTGATAAAGTGA
- a CDS encoding ZPR1 zinc finger domain-containing protein yields the protein MDLPQEIETNMECPVCGSLLYLLTYDTDIPYEGRISIYTYQCKKCMYRKTEVYQEEEKNPVRITLKIESPEDLKTLVYRSRKADIYIPEIEASIDSAEYANGEITTVEGIIYRIGEKLDLLSYDDEEKEAVKEVRKKIDDIINGYFGSFTLIITDESGKSVIESEKAITEKI from the coding sequence ATGGATTTGCCTCAAGAAATAGAGACAAATATGGAATGCCCAGTTTGCGGATCCCTGCTCTATTTGTTGACATACGATACGGATATACCATACGAAGGTAGGATAAGCATTTATACTTATCAGTGTAAGAAGTGCATGTACAGGAAAACTGAAGTTTATCAAGAAGAAGAAAAAAACCCTGTTAGAATAACCCTAAAGATTGAGAGCCCAGAGGATCTCAAAACACTAGTCTATCGATCAAGAAAAGCAGACATATACATACCAGAAATTGAAGCGTCCATTGATTCTGCGGAGTATGCAAATGGAGAAATTACAACTGTGGAAGGGATAATATACAGGATAGGTGAAAAGCTAGACTTGCTCTCGTACGATGATGAGGAAAAAGAAGCTGTTAAAGAGGTCAGGAAAAAGATAGATGACATAATAAACGGTTATTTCGGATCTTTCACTTTAATAATAACAGATGAATCTGGAAAGAGCGTTATTGAAAGCGAAAAGGCAATAACAGAGAAAATTTAG
- the fni gene encoding type 2 isopentenyl-diphosphate Delta-isomerase, whose amino-acid sequence MIEKRKEEHIRIAENENVSAFHNYWDDVYLMHEADPEVNYDDIDTGVDFLGKHLGFPMVISSMTGGAEIAKKINYNLATVAEKYQLAMGVGSMRAAIVNRSLSDTYSVINERNVPIKIANIGAPQLVPQGKEAIDEKDIAYIYDLIKADFLAVHFNFLQEMVQPEGDRNAEGVIKRIKELSGSFNIIAKETGSGFSKATAQRLADAGVKAIEVSGLSGTTFAAVEYYRAKNEGNAEKMRIGETFWNWGIPSPASVYYCSDVLPVIGSGGLRNGLDLAKAISLGASLGGFARTLLKDADQSVEAVSRNVEMIEREFKVAMFLTGNKNVYELRKTKKVIGEPLKEWMEV is encoded by the coding sequence GTGATAGAAAAGAGGAAAGAAGAACACATAAGAATTGCGGAAAATGAAAATGTTTCAGCATTTCATAACTATTGGGATGACGTGTATCTAATGCACGAAGCAGATCCTGAGGTAAACTATGACGATATAGACACAGGAGTAGATTTTCTAGGAAAACATCTGGGTTTTCCAATGGTTATTTCGTCGATGACCGGCGGGGCTGAAATAGCCAAGAAGATAAATTATAACTTGGCTACAGTGGCAGAGAAGTATCAACTTGCTATGGGTGTCGGAAGCATGAGGGCTGCTATAGTCAACAGGTCCCTCTCTGATACCTACTCTGTAATAAATGAAAGAAATGTACCCATAAAGATAGCGAATATTGGTGCACCGCAACTTGTACCGCAGGGGAAAGAGGCAATAGACGAAAAAGACATAGCCTATATATACGACTTGATTAAGGCCGATTTTCTTGCAGTGCACTTCAACTTTCTACAAGAGATGGTCCAGCCGGAAGGCGACAGAAACGCAGAAGGTGTCATAAAGAGGATAAAGGAGCTTTCTGGGTCCTTCAATATTATTGCAAAGGAGACAGGCAGTGGGTTTAGCAAAGCAACTGCCCAAAGACTGGCGGATGCCGGTGTAAAGGCAATCGAGGTATCGGGGTTAAGCGGCACAACCTTTGCTGCAGTGGAATATTACAGGGCGAAAAATGAAGGCAATGCAGAAAAAATGAGAATAGGCGAGACTTTTTGGAATTGGGGGATCCCATCTCCCGCTTCAGTCTACTATTGCAGTGATGTACTTCCAGTAATAGGGAGCGGCGGCTTGAGGAATGGGCTAGACCTAGCAAAGGCAATATCGTTGGGTGCTTCACTTGGAGGATTTGCCAGAACACTACTTAAGGACGCAGACCAATCTGTGGAGGCCGTATCCAGAAATGTAGAGATGATAGAGCGTGAATTCAAGGTTGCCATGTTTCTTACTGGAAATAAAAACGTTTATGAACTAAGAAAGACTAAAAAGGTAATAGGCGAACCACTTAAAGAGTGGATGGAGGTTTAA
- a CDS encoding MFS transporter → MQETKNIVIHERSERRTRVRWAIVSLLFIAILFNYADREIWIVSEPAFAYSFGWSYSPTHLDALAIHNISLILFFWSLSYAIFNFPGGWIVDKLGLRKSMTTMFAIWSIFTALTAATFNFITMAIVRIVMGAGEGPVWPINSKVVKGWASRFDESKSFTLAGAGQAVGPVIGLIAGGILVTLFGWPSAFIFFGVLGLIFVAIWFFYVRDRPSEDSKVNENELAYIIEGKTNEEKEEKILPSKVNWKISARMIFGTQAGLGTLLVFLSFGYVLFTFLYWLPPLMFSTFAHTVEKSGLYSAAIDVALIAGFLGSGPFNDGLLKRFPDNKPLARRLGAIIPMVLMIVMVGLSYFTGKAHNLVGTAIFLGVGSGLMNLTVGSWAVNAVDLAPAGTSATVYGIYNGSLNFIGAFNAIIEGILFIRYGPVLAFTSSILFMLMFLGGYLGLIRKNTWERAMKYKEELSREAYSYLKG, encoded by the coding sequence ATGCAAGAAACAAAAAATATCGTAATTCACGAAAGAAGTGAAAGGAGAACCCGAGTCAGATGGGCGATTGTCTCTCTTCTCTTCATAGCCATATTGTTTAACTATGCGGACAGAGAGATCTGGATAGTTTCAGAGCCAGCCTTTGCCTACTCCTTTGGCTGGTCTTATTCACCAACTCATCTTGACGCACTTGCTATCCACAATATCTCACTTATCCTATTCTTCTGGTCTTTGTCCTATGCCATATTTAACTTTCCTGGCGGTTGGATTGTAGACAAGCTAGGCTTGAGGAAATCAATGACTACTATGTTTGCAATTTGGTCAATATTTACCGCTTTAACTGCTGCTACTTTCAATTTTATAACAATGGCTATAGTAAGGATAGTAATGGGTGCCGGGGAGGGACCTGTTTGGCCTATAAACTCTAAAGTTGTAAAGGGATGGGCATCTAGGTTTGACGAGTCGAAATCCTTCACCCTTGCAGGTGCAGGACAGGCTGTAGGCCCAGTCATAGGCCTGATAGCCGGTGGAATCCTTGTTACTTTATTCGGATGGCCTTCCGCATTCATATTCTTTGGCGTACTGGGACTCATATTTGTAGCAATATGGTTCTTTTACGTTCGGGATCGCCCGTCTGAAGACAGCAAGGTGAATGAAAATGAACTTGCCTATATAATAGAGGGCAAGACAAATGAAGAAAAGGAGGAGAAGATCTTGCCTTCAAAGGTTAACTGGAAAATATCGGCAAGGATGATATTTGGTACACAAGCAGGCCTGGGCACACTATTAGTATTCCTTTCTTTTGGATACGTGCTCTTCACTTTCCTCTATTGGCTACCGCCCCTTATGTTCTCTACGTTTGCTCACACTGTAGAGAAGAGCGGCCTATATTCGGCGGCAATAGATGTTGCTCTAATAGCAGGATTCCTCGGATCTGGACCTTTTAATGATGGCCTTCTAAAGAGATTTCCGGATAATAAGCCGCTGGCAAGGAGGTTAGGAGCCATAATACCAATGGTTTTAATGATAGTAATGGTTGGCCTTTCATACTTTACTGGTAAAGCCCATAACCTTGTTGGAACAGCAATATTTTTGGGTGTAGGGTCCGGTTTAATGAACCTAACCGTAGGTTCATGGGCTGTAAACGCGGTAGATCTCGCTCCAGCTGGAACGTCTGCTACGGTTTACGGTATATACAATGGCTCGCTAAACTTTATCGGCGCATTTAATGCAATAATAGAAGGTATACTTTTCATCAGGTATGGGCCGGTGCTGGCTTTTACCAGCTCAATACTATTCATGCTTATGTTCCTTGGAGGATACTTAGGGCTGATCAGGAAGAACACCTGGGAGAGGGCCATGAAG